One window of Arthrobacter oryzae genomic DNA carries:
- the cycA gene encoding D-serine/D-alanine/glycine transporter, whose translation MTTKTLTSHQEPHLERQLSNRHIQLIAIGGAIGTGLFMGSGKTISAAGPSVIFVYMIIGFMLFFVMRAMGELLLSNLNYKSFSDFAADLLGPWAGFFTGWTYWFCWVITGIADVIAIAGYSKELWPGLPLWIPGLATVAILLLLNLVTVKAFGETEFWFALIKIIAIAALIIVGMFMIFTGFQSDAGPATFSNLWSHGGFFPNEFMGFVAGFQIAVFAFVGIELVGTTAAEAKDPEKNLPKAINSIPIRVLLFYVGALIILMSVTPWTQFQAGHSPFIAMFSLAGLGAAATVVNLVVLSSAMSSANSGIYSTSRMVYGLAQEGDAPSVFSSLSRRKVPQNALFLSCVLLLSGVVLMYAGSDIGKAFDMVTTVSAVCFVFVWSIILASYLAFRRRRPQLHEASRYRMPGGVPMVWVVFAFFAFVLWALTTQPDTLLALLVTPVWFILLGAAWLVLRSRPAHLARYATFQAELAQDMEPGTALTRELRDAKK comes from the coding sequence GTGACAACTAAGACCCTGACTTCCCACCAGGAGCCGCACCTTGAGCGGCAGCTGAGCAACCGGCACATCCAGCTGATCGCCATTGGCGGCGCCATCGGCACCGGCCTCTTCATGGGTTCCGGAAAGACCATCTCGGCGGCCGGGCCGTCCGTCATCTTCGTGTACATGATCATCGGCTTCATGCTGTTCTTCGTGATGCGGGCCATGGGCGAACTCCTGCTGTCCAACCTGAACTACAAGTCCTTCAGCGACTTTGCCGCGGACCTCCTGGGCCCCTGGGCCGGCTTCTTCACCGGCTGGACGTACTGGTTCTGCTGGGTGATCACCGGGATCGCGGACGTCATTGCCATTGCCGGCTACTCGAAGGAACTCTGGCCGGGGCTGCCGCTGTGGATCCCGGGCCTGGCCACCGTGGCCATCCTCCTGCTCCTCAACCTTGTGACGGTGAAGGCGTTCGGCGAGACCGAGTTCTGGTTCGCGCTGATCAAGATCATCGCCATTGCGGCGCTGATCATCGTGGGCATGTTCATGATTTTCACCGGTTTCCAGTCCGACGCCGGCCCTGCCACCTTCTCGAACCTGTGGAGCCACGGCGGCTTCTTCCCCAACGAATTCATGGGCTTTGTGGCCGGCTTCCAGATCGCCGTGTTCGCCTTTGTGGGAATCGAACTGGTGGGCACTACGGCCGCGGAAGCCAAGGACCCGGAGAAGAACCTGCCCAAGGCCATCAACTCCATCCCCATCCGTGTGCTGCTCTTCTACGTGGGCGCCCTCATCATCCTGATGTCCGTCACCCCGTGGACCCAGTTCCAGGCCGGCCACAGCCCGTTCATCGCCATGTTCTCCCTGGCCGGACTGGGCGCCGCCGCCACCGTGGTGAACCTGGTGGTGCTCAGCTCGGCCATGTCCTCGGCCAACTCCGGCATCTACTCAACGTCGCGCATGGTCTACGGCCTGGCCCAGGAGGGCGACGCCCCGTCAGTGTTCAGCAGCCTGTCCCGCCGCAAGGTCCCGCAGAATGCGCTGTTCCTCTCCTGCGTCCTGCTGCTCTCCGGCGTGGTGCTGATGTACGCGGGCTCGGACATCGGCAAGGCCTTCGACATGGTGACCACCGTGTCCGCCGTCTGCTTCGTGTTTGTGTGGTCAATCATCCTGGCCAGCTACCTCGCCTTCCGCAGGCGCCGCCCGCAGCTGCACGAGGCGTCCAGGTACCGGATGCCCGGCGGCGTCCCCATGGTCTGGGTGGTATTCGCCTTCTTTGCCTTCGTGCTGTGGGCGCTGACCACGCAGCCGGATACCCTGCTGGCGCTGCTGGTGACTCCGGTGTGGTTCATCCTGCTCGGCGCCGCCTGGCTGGTACTGCGCAGCCGGCCCGCGCACCTGGCCCGTTACGCCACGTTCCAGGCCGAACTCGCCCAGGACATGGAGCCCGGAACGGCCCTCACCCGCGAACTGCGAGACGCAAAGAAATGA
- the lipA gene encoding lipoyl synthase, producing MTLAPEGRKMLRIEQRNAATPVERKPEWIKAKVQMGPEFVQLKNLVKKEGLHTVCEEAGCPNIFECWEDKEATFLIGGSECTRRCDFCQIDTGKPSPVDMFEPTKVARSVQAMQLRYATVTGVARDDLADEGVWLYAETVRKIHELNPGTGVELLIPDFSGKPEHIAAICDSRPEVFAHNVETVPRIFKRIRPAFRYERSLDVITQGRNLGMVTKSNLILGMGETREEISEALRDLHQAGCDLITITQYLRPSERHLPVDRWVKPQEFVDLATEAEEIGFLGVMSGPLVRSSYRAGRLWATAMRKKGWEIPAELAHIESSGSTRQEASSLIAAQR from the coding sequence ATGACACTGGCACCAGAAGGCCGGAAGATGCTGCGTATCGAGCAGCGCAACGCGGCCACACCGGTGGAGCGTAAGCCGGAGTGGATCAAGGCCAAGGTCCAGATGGGCCCGGAGTTCGTCCAGCTCAAGAACCTGGTGAAGAAGGAAGGCCTTCACACCGTGTGTGAGGAGGCCGGCTGCCCGAACATCTTCGAGTGCTGGGAAGACAAGGAAGCCACGTTCCTGATCGGCGGTTCCGAGTGCACCCGGCGCTGTGATTTCTGCCAGATCGATACCGGCAAGCCCTCCCCGGTGGACATGTTCGAACCCACCAAGGTGGCCCGCTCGGTCCAAGCCATGCAGCTGCGCTACGCCACCGTGACCGGCGTGGCCCGCGACGACCTGGCCGACGAAGGTGTCTGGCTCTACGCCGAAACCGTCCGGAAGATCCACGAACTGAACCCGGGCACCGGCGTCGAACTGCTGATCCCGGACTTCTCCGGCAAACCCGAGCACATCGCCGCGATCTGCGACTCCAGGCCCGAGGTCTTCGCGCACAACGTCGAAACGGTCCCGCGGATCTTCAAGCGCATCCGCCCCGCGTTCCGGTACGAGCGGTCCCTGGATGTGATCACGCAGGGCCGGAACCTGGGCATGGTCACCAAGTCCAACCTGATCCTGGGCATGGGCGAAACCCGAGAGGAAATCTCCGAGGCCCTGCGCGACCTGCACCAGGCCGGCTGCGACCTGATCACCATCACCCAGTACCTGCGCCCCTCCGAACGGCACCTGCCGGTGGACCGCTGGGTCAAGCCGCAGGAATTCGTGGACCTCGCCACCGAGGCCGAGGAAATCGGCTTCCTCGGCGTCATGTCCGGCCCGCTGGTCCGCTCTTCCTACCGTGCCGGCCGGCTCTGGGCCACCGCGATGCGCAAGAAGGGCTGGGAAATCCCGGCCGAACTCGCCCACATCGAGTCCTCCGGCAGCACCCGCCAGGAAGCCAGCTCCCTCATCGCAGCACAGCGCTGA
- a CDS encoding DNA alkylation repair protein, whose product MAGMTVAEVMAELAALEDPRMREVNEKHGDDHGVNLSKLRALAKRLKTEQDLALQLWKTEDTAAKLLAILVCRPKAFERDELDAMVRAAGTPKVHDWLVNYVVKKNPHSEELRLAWFADPDPVVASAGWALTAERVAKEPEGLDLAGLLDVIEAKMKDAPDRLQWAMNNCLAQIGIEHAGHRARAIEIGERLQVLKDYPTPPNCTSPFAPIWIAEMVRRQHKK is encoded by the coding sequence ATGGCCGGGATGACAGTGGCAGAGGTGATGGCTGAGCTGGCCGCCCTCGAGGATCCGAGGATGCGCGAGGTGAACGAGAAGCACGGGGATGATCACGGTGTGAACCTCAGCAAGCTCCGCGCGCTGGCGAAGCGGCTGAAGACGGAGCAGGACCTCGCGCTCCAGCTCTGGAAGACGGAGGACACCGCGGCGAAGCTGCTGGCGATCCTGGTCTGCCGTCCGAAGGCGTTCGAGCGTGACGAGCTGGATGCCATGGTGCGCGCGGCGGGCACCCCCAAGGTGCACGACTGGCTTGTGAATTATGTGGTGAAGAAGAACCCGCATTCCGAGGAGCTTCGCCTGGCGTGGTTCGCAGATCCGGATCCGGTGGTCGCGAGTGCCGGCTGGGCATTGACCGCTGAGCGCGTGGCGAAGGAGCCCGAGGGCCTCGACCTCGCAGGACTGCTCGACGTCATTGAGGCGAAGATGAAGGACGCCCCGGATCGCCTGCAGTGGGCGATGAACAACTGCCTGGCGCAGATCGGGATCGAGCACGCCGGGCACCGCGCCCGTGCCATCGAGATCGGTGAACGCCTGCAGGTCCTCAAGGACTACCCGACGCCGCCGAACTGCACGTCTCCTTTCGCGCCCATTTGGATCGCCGAAATGGTCCGCCGGCAGCACAAGAAGTAG
- the purU gene encoding formyltetrahydrofolate deformylase, whose amino-acid sequence MSTSEHVLTLDCAESPGIVHAISGFLLDHGCDIIDNKQYGDRQEGHFFMRVHFASAPEAYSTEELRRDFTSLAHKWQMNWQLEPHGRKRRVLVMVSKMGHCLNDLLFRARTGDFPVEIVAVVSNHREQEDLVRWHGIPFFHLPVTNDTKPDAEARLMELVDAFDVELVVLARYMQVLSDELSAKLAGRTINIHHSFLPSFKGAKPYHQAYERGVKTVGATAHYVNAELDEGPIISQQVIDVDHTYTAEDLVAVGRDAECAALRNAVRWHCEGRVLLLGNRTVILR is encoded by the coding sequence ATGAGCACATCCGAGCACGTCCTGACCCTCGACTGTGCCGAATCTCCGGGCATTGTCCACGCAATTTCGGGATTCCTGCTGGACCACGGCTGCGACATCATCGACAACAAGCAGTACGGGGACCGCCAAGAGGGACACTTCTTCATGCGCGTCCACTTCGCCTCCGCGCCGGAGGCCTACAGCACCGAGGAGCTGCGCCGGGACTTCACGTCACTGGCGCACAAATGGCAGATGAACTGGCAGCTGGAGCCGCACGGCCGTAAACGCCGCGTCCTGGTGATGGTGTCCAAAATGGGCCATTGCCTCAACGACCTGCTCTTCCGGGCTCGCACCGGGGATTTCCCGGTGGAGATCGTCGCCGTCGTCTCCAACCACCGCGAGCAGGAGGACCTGGTGCGGTGGCACGGCATCCCGTTTTTCCACCTCCCGGTCACGAACGATACAAAGCCGGACGCGGAAGCGCGCCTGATGGAGCTCGTCGACGCCTTTGACGTGGAACTCGTGGTGCTGGCCCGTTACATGCAGGTCCTGAGTGACGAGCTCTCAGCCAAGCTGGCCGGACGGACCATCAACATCCACCACTCGTTCCTGCCCAGCTTCAAGGGTGCCAAGCCCTACCACCAGGCCTACGAACGCGGCGTCAAGACCGTGGGTGCTACCGCCCATTACGTCAACGCGGAACTCGACGAGGGCCCGATCATCTCGCAGCAGGTGATCGACGTGGACCACACTTACACCGCGGAAGACCTGGTGGCCGTTGGCCGGGACGCTGAATGCGCCGCGCTGCGCAACGCCGTGCGCTGGCACTGCGAAGGCAGGGTCCTGCTGCTCGGCAACCGCACGGTGATTTTGCGGTAG
- a CDS encoding methylenetetrahydrofolate reductase, with amino-acid sequence MMFPTRIEIIPSEGIVDLVRAHVPVTTTLTVTCLPHHGIERTMRAAVQLGVLGYNVVPHLAARSVHDRAELTGILRDCNVAGIREVFVIGGDRKQQAGQYGSALPLLEDIAQYSGGMMRAGVAGYPEGHPGVGPVDLLDALLAKQHLASHVVTQMCFSPSRILDYAALLRREGVLLPVWAGVAGSVPRTKLVALAAQIGVGSSLKFLSRKGPLARKLLSGDRYSPQTLVAGLESQPGNIAGIHLYSFNNLDPVPGGPDQASTSAALQSALIRGTARDN; translated from the coding sequence ATGATGTTCCCCACCAGAATCGAGATCATCCCTTCCGAGGGAATCGTTGACCTCGTCCGGGCGCACGTGCCCGTGACCACAACGCTCACCGTCACGTGCCTGCCCCACCACGGCATCGAGCGGACCATGCGTGCCGCCGTGCAGCTGGGTGTGCTCGGCTACAACGTCGTCCCGCACCTCGCCGCGCGGAGCGTGCATGACCGCGCAGAGCTCACCGGAATCCTCCGCGACTGCAACGTGGCCGGCATCCGGGAAGTGTTCGTGATCGGCGGAGACCGGAAGCAGCAGGCCGGCCAGTACGGGTCCGCCCTTCCGCTGCTGGAAGACATCGCGCAGTACTCCGGCGGCATGATGCGGGCGGGTGTTGCCGGTTACCCGGAGGGCCATCCGGGCGTTGGCCCGGTGGACCTGCTGGATGCCCTGCTGGCCAAGCAGCACCTGGCCTCGCATGTCGTCACGCAAATGTGCTTCTCCCCGTCGAGAATCCTCGATTACGCGGCGCTCCTGCGCCGCGAAGGGGTGCTGCTGCCCGTCTGGGCCGGCGTGGCGGGGTCCGTCCCCCGGACCAAGCTGGTCGCCCTGGCGGCGCAGATCGGCGTCGGAAGTTCGCTGAAGTTCCTCAGCCGCAAGGGTCCGCTGGCGCGCAAGCTCCTCAGCGGTGACCGCTATTCGCCGCAAACCCTGGTGGCCGGGCTGGAAAGCCAGCCGGGAAACATCGCAGGCATCCATCTCTACAGCTTCAACAACCTTGATCCGGTCCCCGGCGGGCCGGATCAGGCGTCAACGTCCGCAGCACTCCAGTCCGCTTTGATCCGAGGAACAGCACGTGACAACTAA
- a CDS encoding lytic transglycosylase domain-containing protein → MLRLKRLAVFCLFATCVISGLLFWALGQSGAAGLRGQAPPPQAGAKLAALPDFSARAVDITDSPVDPEWLARTAKQTGIPARALQAYAAAAELANTDTPACRVGWNTVAAIGFVESGHGSHGGGTLSGTGQSSGPIIGPSLDGGGFAAIPDTDDGVLDGDAVWDRAVGPMQFIPTTWDLAGRDGNGDGIADPLNIDDAALSAASYLCRGGRDLTTAGGWSDAVLSYNQSDNYLRQVRDQANEYAALP, encoded by the coding sequence ATGCTCCGACTCAAACGCCTTGCGGTCTTCTGCCTGTTCGCGACCTGCGTCATCAGCGGGCTCCTGTTCTGGGCGCTCGGCCAGTCCGGCGCGGCCGGGCTGCGGGGCCAGGCGCCACCGCCGCAAGCTGGCGCGAAACTCGCTGCACTCCCGGATTTCAGCGCCCGCGCCGTGGACATTACCGACAGCCCGGTGGATCCGGAATGGCTGGCCAGGACGGCGAAACAGACCGGCATACCTGCCAGGGCGCTGCAGGCCTATGCAGCCGCCGCGGAGCTCGCCAACACCGACACCCCCGCGTGCCGGGTCGGATGGAATACCGTGGCCGCCATCGGCTTTGTGGAGTCCGGACACGGGAGCCATGGAGGCGGGACTCTGTCCGGCACCGGGCAGTCGAGCGGGCCGATCATCGGGCCAAGCCTCGATGGCGGCGGGTTCGCCGCCATCCCCGACACGGACGACGGCGTCCTCGACGGCGACGCTGTCTGGGACCGCGCCGTGGGACCCATGCAGTTCATTCCCACCACGTGGGACCTGGCAGGGCGGGACGGGAACGGAGACGGAATCGCCGACCCGCTGAACATCGACGATGCCGCACTCAGCGCCGCCTCGTACCTGTGCCGGGGCGGCCGTGACCTCACCACCGCCGGGGGATGGAGCGACGCAGTGCTCTCCTACAACCAGTCCGATAACTACCTGCGGCAGGTGCGCGACCAGGCCAACGAGTATGCGGCGCTGCCCTGA
- a CDS encoding histidine phosphatase family protein codes for MTLTTFALVRHGQTDWNAQRRLQGSTDIPLNDVGRGQARDAVAALSGHSWDTIVSSPLSRAAETARIIADGLGLSVARHVPELTERRFGPAEGLQAGPELEALRVPGGFRGAESEDEAATRGLTALEELAEEFRGRRVLVVAHGTLIRVSLSRAIGRTLQSVDNAVLNLAHHHSVDGWQLEYFNGGRVTASAEA; via the coding sequence ATGACCCTTACGACGTTCGCCCTTGTCCGCCATGGCCAGACTGACTGGAATGCGCAGCGCCGCCTGCAGGGATCCACTGATATTCCACTGAACGACGTCGGCCGCGGACAGGCGCGCGACGCCGTCGCCGCCCTGTCCGGCCACAGCTGGGACACCATCGTGTCCTCGCCGCTGAGCCGTGCAGCGGAAACTGCCCGCATAATTGCCGACGGGCTGGGCCTCAGCGTCGCGCGGCACGTGCCTGAGCTCACCGAGCGCCGCTTCGGGCCGGCGGAAGGGCTGCAGGCCGGCCCCGAACTTGAAGCCCTGCGCGTCCCCGGCGGCTTCCGCGGCGCGGAGAGCGAGGACGAAGCGGCCACCCGCGGCCTGACCGCGCTGGAGGAGCTGGCCGAAGAGTTCCGTGGCCGCCGCGTCCTGGTGGTCGCCCACGGCACCCTCATCCGCGTGAGCCTCAGCCGCGCCATCGGCCGCACGCTGCAAAGCGTCGACAACGCCGTGCTCAACCTGGCCCACCACCATAGCGTCGACGGCTGGCAGCTCGAATACTTCAACGGCGGGCGGGTAACGGCGTCCGCCGAGGCCTGA